One genomic segment of Bradyrhizobium diazoefficiens includes these proteins:
- the nusA gene encoding transcription termination factor NusA, translating into MAVSANRLELLQIADAVAREKSIDRGIVIAAMEDAIAKAARARYGSETDVHAEIDPKKGELRLSRHMLVVDKVENHSNQISLVDAQRANPGAQVGDTIADTLPPLEYGRIAAQSAKQVIVQKVREAERDRQYQEFKDRIGDIVNGVVKRVEYGSVIVDLGRGEAIIRRDEMLPREVFRNGDRVRAYIFDVRRETRGPQIFLSRTHPQFMAKLFAQEVPEIYDGIVEIKAVARDPGSRAKIGVISRDSSVDPVGACVGMRGSRVQAVVNELQGEKIDIIPWSPDIATFVVNALAPAEVSKVVIDEDRERIEVVVPDTNNQLSLAIGRRGQNVRLASQLTGWDIDILTEQEESERRQADFENSTRVFMESLNVDEVVGQLLASEGFTSVEELAMVDLKELAGIEGFDEETAQELQSRAREYLDQQEAEIEARRKELGVEDAVKDVPGVTSKMLVKFGENDIKTVDDLAGCATDDLVGWTERKEGGEQTKHPGALDGIDISRDDAEAMIMQARVKAGWITEADLAKPAEEAEATEDQPA; encoded by the coding sequence ATGGCAGTCAGCGCCAATCGACTTGAATTGCTCCAGATCGCCGACGCCGTTGCGCGCGAGAAATCGATCGACCGCGGCATCGTGATCGCGGCGATGGAGGACGCCATCGCCAAGGCGGCGCGGGCCCGCTACGGCAGCGAGACTGACGTTCATGCCGAGATCGACCCGAAGAAGGGCGAGCTGCGGCTGTCGCGCCACATGCTGGTGGTCGACAAGGTCGAGAACCACTCCAACCAGATCTCGCTGGTCGATGCGCAGCGCGCCAATCCCGGCGCCCAGGTCGGCGACACCATCGCCGACACCCTGCCGCCGCTGGAATATGGCCGCATCGCCGCGCAGTCGGCCAAGCAGGTCATCGTGCAGAAGGTGCGCGAGGCCGAGCGCGACCGGCAATATCAGGAATTCAAGGACCGCATCGGCGACATCGTCAACGGCGTCGTCAAGCGCGTCGAATATGGCAGCGTGATCGTCGATCTCGGCCGCGGTGAAGCCATCATCCGCCGCGACGAGATGCTGCCGCGCGAGGTGTTCCGCAACGGCGACCGCGTCCGCGCCTATATCTTCGATGTCCGCCGCGAGACCAGAGGCCCGCAGATCTTCCTCTCCCGCACCCATCCGCAGTTCATGGCCAAGCTGTTCGCGCAGGAAGTGCCTGAGATCTATGACGGCATCGTCGAGATCAAGGCGGTGGCCCGCGATCCGGGCTCGCGCGCGAAAATCGGCGTGATTTCCCGCGATTCCTCGGTCGATCCGGTCGGCGCATGCGTCGGCATGCGCGGCTCGCGCGTGCAGGCCGTGGTGAACGAACTGCAGGGCGAGAAGATCGACATCATCCCCTGGTCGCCGGACATCGCCACCTTCGTGGTCAACGCGCTGGCGCCGGCGGAAGTCTCCAAGGTCGTCATCGACGAAGACCGCGAGCGCATCGAGGTCGTGGTGCCCGACACCAACAACCAGCTCTCGCTGGCGATCGGCCGCCGCGGCCAGAACGTGCGCCTCGCCTCGCAGCTCACCGGCTGGGACATCGATATCCTGACCGAGCAGGAGGAATCGGAGCGCCGCCAGGCCGACTTCGAGAACTCCACCCGCGTCTTCATGGAATCGCTCAACGTCGATGAAGTGGTCGGCCAGCTCTTGGCGTCCGAAGGCTTCACCTCGGTCGAGGAACTCGCGATGGTGGACCTGAAGGAACTCGCCGGCATCGAAGGCTTCGACGAGGAGACCGCGCAGGAGCTCCAGAGCCGCGCCCGCGAATATCTCGATCAGCAGGAAGCCGAGATCGAAGCCCGCCGCAAGGAGCTGGGTGTCGAGGACGCCGTCAAGGACGTGCCCGGCGTCACCTCGAAGATGCTGGTGAAGTTCGGCGAGAACGACATCAAGACGGTCGACGACCTCGCCGGCTGTGCCACCGACGATCTGGTCGGCTGGACCGAGCGCAAGGAAGGCGGCGAGCAGACCAAGCATCCGGGTGCACTCGACGGTATCGACATCTCCCGTGACGACGCCGAAGCGATGATCATGCAGGCCCGCGTCAAGGCCGGCTGGATCACCGAGGCCGATCTCGCCAAGCCGGCTGAGGAGGCCGAGGCGACCGAAGATCAACCGGCTTGA
- a CDS encoding RNA-binding protein, which yields MLASTDSELDHGPRTERSATMRMCAVSREVRPIDELIRFVVSPQGDIVPDLKRKLPGRGMWITASREAVAEAVRRHQFNKAFKRELRIPQTLPADVEALLIRSVAEALGIAAKAGQVVAGFGKVESALQEGTAEVLIHASDGAADGIRKLDMLARQNAGNRGAKPQIPVVTALKSIELDLALTRSNVIHAALLAGPASKSFLSRSQMLVRYRMADADKTAEDKTAEKPGQDF from the coding sequence ATGCTCGCCAGCACTGACAGCGAACTCGACCATGGACCGCGGACCGAAAGGTCGGCGACCATGCGCATGTGCGCGGTCAGCCGCGAGGTCCGGCCGATCGACGAGCTGATCCGCTTCGTCGTGTCGCCGCAAGGCGACATAGTTCCCGATCTCAAGCGCAAGCTGCCCGGACGCGGCATGTGGATCACCGCCTCGCGAGAGGCGGTTGCGGAAGCGGTGCGGCGTCACCAATTTAACAAGGCTTTCAAGCGCGAGCTGCGCATCCCCCAGACGCTTCCCGCCGATGTCGAGGCCCTCCTGATCCGGAGCGTGGCGGAAGCCCTTGGGATCGCCGCCAAGGCAGGCCAGGTCGTCGCCGGCTTCGGCAAGGTCGAGAGCGCACTTCAGGAAGGCACGGCCGAGGTCCTGATCCACGCCAGCGACGGGGCCGCGGACGGAATCCGCAAACTGGACATGCTGGCGCGTCAAAATGCCGGAAATCGCGGCGCCAAGCCGCAGATTCCCGTCGTCACCGCGCTGAAATCGATAGAATTGGATTTGGCACTGACCCGGTCAAATGTGATACATGCAGCCCTGCTCGCGGGCCCGGCGAGCAAGTCATTCCTGTCACGTAGCCAGATGCTGGTCCGATACCGGATGGCGGACGCTGACAAGACTGCCGAAGACAAGACTGCCGAAAAGCCCGGCCAGGATTTCTGA
- the infB gene encoding translation initiation factor IF-2, which translates to MVDTKTPDDKKLSVPSKTLSLKPRVETGTVRQSFSHGRSKQVVVEKRGKRRIDGSPEPQAPTTVAKPAPAAPAPTPSRPAAPPRNAGSGVVLRTLTEDERSARASALADAKLREVEERRQAEEEAQRRAVREAAERAEREAAEARRKAEDERHRHEDEAKRKAETEAKKRFGEGEQPSAARPAAAAPGAPAPRPGAPAPRPGTTTARPGTTTARPATTTAQRPGGPAGRGPAVAAEPDEDEAPRQIRRGPGGAARPVVAPKPTHKPGPQKERGRLTVVTALNADEVRERSIASFRRRTQRLKGHAANEPKEKLIREVVIPEAITIQELANRMAERAVDVIRMLMKQGAMHKITDVIDADTAQLIAEELGHTVKRVAASDVEEGLFDQVDDSTDTETRSPVVTVMGHVDHGKTSLLDALRHANVVSGEAGGITQHIGAYQVVSPESGKKITFIDTPGHAAFTAMRARGAKVTDIVVLVVAADDGVMPQTIEAINHAKAARVPIIVAINKIDKPDAKPERVRTELLQHEVQVESFGGDVVDVEVSAKNKTNLDKLLEMIALQAELLDLKTNSERPAEGTVIEAKLDRGRGPVATVLVQRGTLRIGDIIVAGAEMGRVRALISDQGETVQEAGPSVPVEVLGFNGPPEAGDRLAVVENEARARQITSYRAHQKRENAAASISGMRGSLEQMMSQLKTAGRKEFPLIIKADVQGSLEAILGSLEKLGTDEVAARILHAGVGGISESDVTLAEGFNAAIIGFSVRANKEAAAAAKRNGIEIRYYNIIYDLVDDVKKAMSGLLAPTLRETMLGNAAILEIFNISKVGKVAGCRVTDGTVERGANVRLIRDNVVVHEGKLSTLKRFKDEVKEVQSGQECGMAFENYHDMRAGDVIECYRVETIQRSL; encoded by the coding sequence ATGGTTGATACCAAGACCCCTGACGACAAGAAGCTGAGCGTTCCGAGCAAGACGCTATCGCTCAAGCCGCGCGTCGAAACGGGCACCGTGCGCCAGAGCTTCAGCCATGGCCGCAGCAAGCAGGTCGTGGTCGAGAAGCGCGGTAAGCGCCGCATCGACGGCAGCCCTGAGCCGCAGGCGCCCACGACTGTTGCAAAGCCGGCGCCAGCGGCACCTGCGCCCACCCCTTCACGCCCGGCGGCGCCACCGCGCAACGCCGGTTCCGGCGTGGTGCTGCGCACGCTGACCGAGGACGAGCGCTCCGCGCGCGCCAGCGCGCTGGCCGATGCCAAGCTGCGCGAGGTCGAGGAACGCCGCCAGGCCGAGGAAGAGGCCCAGCGCCGCGCTGTCCGCGAGGCCGCCGAACGCGCCGAGCGCGAAGCTGCCGAAGCCCGCCGCAAGGCCGAGGACGAGCGTCATCGCCACGAGGACGAAGCCAAGCGGAAAGCCGAGACCGAGGCCAAGAAGCGCTTTGGCGAGGGCGAGCAGCCCTCTGCCGCGCGTCCCGCTGCGGCGGCTCCTGGCGCTCCTGCGCCGCGTCCCGGTGCTCCCGCGCCGCGGCCTGGAACCACGACGGCCCGCCCGGGAACCACGACGGCGCGTCCTGCCACGACCACCGCGCAGCGTCCGGGTGGACCGGCAGGTCGCGGCCCCGCCGTTGCAGCCGAACCCGATGAGGATGAGGCTCCGCGCCAGATCCGTCGCGGCCCCGGCGGCGCCGCGCGTCCTGTGGTCGCTCCCAAGCCTACCCATAAGCCCGGCCCGCAGAAGGAGCGCGGCCGCCTGACCGTCGTGACCGCGCTCAATGCCGACGAGGTGCGCGAGCGCTCGATTGCCTCGTTCCGCCGACGCACCCAGCGCCTGAAGGGCCATGCCGCGAACGAGCCGAAGGAAAAGCTCATCCGCGAAGTGGTGATCCCGGAAGCGATCACCATCCAGGAGCTCGCCAACCGCATGGCCGAGCGCGCGGTCGACGTCATCCGCATGCTCATGAAGCAGGGCGCGATGCACAAGATCACCGACGTGATCGACGCCGACACCGCGCAGTTGATCGCCGAAGAACTCGGCCACACCGTCAAGCGCGTTGCCGCCTCCGACGTTGAAGAGGGCCTGTTCGACCAGGTCGACGATTCCACCGACACCGAGACGCGCTCGCCGGTCGTGACCGTGATGGGTCACGTCGACCACGGCAAGACCTCGCTGCTCGATGCGCTCCGCCATGCCAACGTGGTCTCCGGCGAAGCCGGCGGCATCACCCAGCATATCGGCGCCTATCAGGTGGTCTCGCCCGAGAGCGGCAAGAAGATCACCTTCATCGACACGCCCGGCCACGCCGCGTTCACCGCGATGCGCGCCCGCGGCGCCAAGGTCACCGACATCGTCGTGCTGGTGGTCGCGGCCGATGACGGCGTGATGCCGCAGACCATCGAAGCCATCAACCACGCCAAGGCGGCGCGGGTGCCGATCATCGTTGCCATCAACAAGATCGACAAGCCCGATGCCAAGCCCGAGCGCGTGCGCACCGAGCTGCTCCAGCACGAAGTGCAGGTGGAATCCTTCGGCGGCGACGTCGTCGACGTCGAGGTGTCGGCCAAGAACAAGACCAATCTCGACAAGCTGCTCGAGATGATCGCGCTGCAGGCCGAACTGCTCGACCTCAAGACCAATTCGGAGCGTCCGGCCGAAGGCACCGTGATCGAAGCCAAGCTCGATCGCGGCCGTGGTCCGGTCGCGACCGTGCTGGTGCAGCGCGGCACCCTGCGGATCGGCGACATCATCGTCGCCGGCGCCGAGATGGGCCGCGTCCGTGCGCTGATCTCGGATCAGGGCGAGACCGTGCAAGAGGCGGGTCCCTCGGTCCCGGTCGAGGTGCTCGGCTTCAACGGTCCGCCGGAAGCCGGCGATCGTCTCGCCGTGGTCGAGAACGAAGCCCGCGCCCGCCAGATCACCAGCTACCGCGCGCACCAGAAGCGGGAGAACGCGGCGGCCTCGATCTCCGGCATGCGCGGCTCGCTCGAGCAGATGATGTCGCAGTTGAAGACGGCGGGCCGCAAGGAATTCCCGCTGATCATCAAGGCCGACGTGCAGGGCTCGCTGGAAGCGATCCTGGGCTCGCTGGAGAAGCTCGGCACCGACGAGGTCGCCGCCCGCATCCTGCATGCCGGCGTCGGCGGAATCTCGGAGTCCGACGTGACGCTCGCGGAAGGCTTCAACGCCGCGATCATCGGCTTCTCGGTTCGTGCCAACAAGGAGGCGGCCGCGGCCGCCAAGCGCAACGGCATCGAGATCCGCTACTACAACATCATCTACGACCTCGTGGACGACGTGAAGAAGGCGATGAGCGGCCTGCTCGCGCCGACCTTGCGCGAAACCATGCTGGGCAATGCCGCGATCCTGGAGATCTTCAACATCTCCAAGGTCGGCAAGGTCGCCGGCTGCCGCGTCACCGACGGCACCGTGGAACGCGGCGCCAATGTGCGCCTGATCCGCGACAACGTCGTCGTGCACGAAGGCAAGCTGTCGACGCTGAAGCGCTTCAAGGACGAAGTGAAGGAAGTCCAGTCCGGTCAGGAATGCGGCATGGCCTTCGAGAACTATCACGACATGCGTGCCGGTGACGTGATCGAGTGCTATCGCGTGGAGACGATCCAGCGCTCCCTGTAA
- the rbfA gene encoding 30S ribosome-binding factor RbfA — protein MPRHHQKKSSAPGGSQRQLRVGEQVRHAMAEILAQGNVHDADLEGHIITVPEVRMSPDLKLATVYVMPLGGRDTELVIAALERNKKFLRGEVARRVNLKFAPDIRFRVDERFDEAERIEKLLRTPAVQKDLEQDLEQDLEQDLEQDLEQDLEQDPDLDREEEQ, from the coding sequence ATGCCACGGCACCATCAGAAGAAGAGTTCCGCGCCCGGCGGCTCGCAGCGTCAGTTGCGCGTCGGCGAGCAGGTTCGCCATGCGATGGCCGAGATTCTGGCGCAAGGCAATGTGCATGATGCGGACCTCGAAGGCCACATCATCACCGTGCCGGAGGTACGGATGTCGCCCGACCTTAAGCTGGCAACAGTTTACGTGATGCCGCTCGGTGGCCGCGACACCGAGCTCGTCATCGCTGCGCTCGAGCGCAACAAGAAATTCCTGCGCGGCGAGGTCGCGCGGCGCGTTAACCTGAAATTTGCACCTGACATTCGCTTCCGCGTCGACGAGCGATTCGACGAAGCGGAACGGATCGAGAAGCTTTTGCGAACACCTGCGGTGCAGAAGGACCTCGAACAGGACTTGGAACAGGACTTGGAACAGGACTTGGAACAGGACTTGGAACAGGACTTGGAACAGGATCCGGATTTGGATCGGGAAGAAGAGCAATGA